One genomic window of Polyangium aurulentum includes the following:
- a CDS encoding MopE-related protein: MSGFHRLLGTPFLGLKVAAFGVALATAALGTRPAQAEPAACLSFDPAQWPAPSKPYFMIAFDTSSSMTGAVASNNSCNYPNDRVGHGRCAVKNTLLAFAGQANFGLATFAKTLKNCTGACFTSCNALDFPGNSGLAGCGPEPTPCGNPPVNEPNSGCRQGANIVVPMLVDNFYSPPPNPSNITELLKWVDNDCSDQKELFPIGNTPLNGILRDMYRYYSNQWAGPGNVPLYTSPLADLAQGERACRSVNVILVTDGDESCDLDPTDPVDAAADLFAGVTKGGITWKIKTHVIAFGGGTINKANQIAAAGGTSVAQSAADEAALSQALSNIISSAVKPETCNNGDDNCNGCTDEGFKHYCDVGQACCSWSTQAQRATCLAKYQSTISAANPSGDLAELPCTTAAQQQDPATWLCFNPKETCDNADNNCSDGVDEGVLKCGSPAHCPKAEVCDGLDDDCDGVVDEGVCQGCQPSPEVCDGCDNDCNGIADDGIAPIACGQPNPPNCAGTLSCKAPQNVPLPGACVAGGGFNTCQTNPQAETCDGLDNDCDGAVDDSVTPTACVPAGTPSGLNYGPNSQCKQGTQPCGGTCQGFVGPGPEICDGIDNDCDGQVDESAFGVGTPCGVNQPPCKTGLTACVNGALVCQGGTQPQAEVCDGTDNDCDGSVDETPLADAPPAGGNGCWTLPGNCCTFGNLTWCAPDGADCKGNGTLSAPCNAGKLVCQGAQKWVCAGAKEPSPEACDGLDNNCNAQVDEGNIPQVGMPCGSDTGECVLGGLACNAGVLDCVGDVGPMPETCDGLDNDCDGQIDNGVLSGGTCSAPYDVTLYPGPRDNPPCIPGMLACDGSGGATCEGAIGPSPEICDGIDNDCDGQIDENGPAPDGINGSANPLPDPAGANIGDKCGQNMGVCAEGVYACVNGKVVCVGGQQATDEACDCDDNDCDGSSDEQDPNAPPICSTGKECVKSGSTCACAAKCGQGEFPCPPGQKCEQVTASDDGQPLGFYCVPDNCGDCSKKTVKDANGNVICAPSDTPADANCNKPPVCVCRGQAGCRNPCDGTTCPAGEVCSDIGPNAGKCVVDNCYNVPCPGCNKACNLGSCLDNPCKADTCPSDQACKPNGDFTTFTCVATCANVTCAEGQACKDGLCVATCDPACASGETCDTTGATPVCVANKCTTACSNGGCCDPLTGACGNCPCEGVVCPQGQACKDGQCDDGGTGGSGGAGGAGGSSSATGSGGANQGGSNGTGADDTGVFGLPTGGGGCSCEVAGDTRSEAGWLAIFGMSIVFLRRRRTAARIQKEVA; this comes from the coding sequence ATGAGTGGCTTCCATCGACTCCTTGGCACTCCCTTCCTGGGCCTGAAGGTCGCGGCGTTCGGAGTGGCGCTCGCGACGGCGGCGCTCGGGACTCGCCCCGCGCAGGCCGAGCCTGCCGCGTGTTTGTCCTTCGATCCCGCCCAGTGGCCGGCTCCCTCGAAGCCGTACTTCATGATCGCGTTCGACACCTCGAGCTCGATGACGGGCGCGGTGGCCTCGAACAACTCGTGCAACTACCCGAACGACCGCGTCGGACACGGCCGCTGCGCCGTGAAGAACACGCTGCTCGCGTTCGCGGGGCAGGCGAACTTCGGGCTCGCGACCTTCGCCAAGACCCTGAAGAACTGCACCGGCGCGTGCTTCACGAGCTGCAACGCCCTTGATTTCCCGGGAAACTCGGGCCTCGCCGGCTGCGGGCCCGAGCCCACGCCGTGCGGCAATCCGCCCGTCAACGAGCCGAACTCCGGGTGTCGCCAGGGCGCGAACATCGTCGTGCCCATGCTCGTCGACAACTTCTACAGCCCTCCGCCGAACCCCTCGAACATCACGGAGCTGCTCAAGTGGGTCGACAACGACTGTAGCGACCAGAAGGAGCTGTTCCCGATCGGCAACACGCCGCTGAACGGGATCCTCCGCGACATGTACCGCTACTACTCGAACCAGTGGGCGGGCCCCGGCAACGTCCCTCTCTACACGTCACCGCTCGCCGATCTCGCGCAGGGCGAGAGGGCGTGTCGCTCGGTGAACGTCATCCTCGTGACCGACGGCGACGAGAGCTGCGACCTCGACCCGACCGATCCCGTCGACGCGGCCGCGGATCTGTTCGCGGGCGTCACCAAGGGCGGCATCACCTGGAAGATCAAGACGCACGTCATCGCGTTCGGCGGCGGCACGATCAACAAAGCCAACCAGATCGCGGCCGCGGGCGGCACGTCCGTCGCGCAGTCGGCCGCCGACGAGGCCGCGCTGAGCCAGGCACTCTCGAACATCATCAGCAGCGCGGTCAAACCCGAGACGTGCAACAACGGCGACGACAACTGCAACGGCTGCACCGACGAGGGCTTCAAGCACTACTGCGACGTCGGGCAGGCCTGCTGCTCGTGGAGCACGCAGGCCCAGCGCGCGACGTGCCTCGCCAAGTACCAGTCGACGATCAGCGCCGCGAACCCCTCGGGTGATCTCGCCGAGCTGCCCTGCACGACGGCAGCGCAGCAGCAGGATCCCGCGACCTGGCTCTGCTTCAACCCGAAGGAGACGTGCGACAACGCGGACAACAACTGCTCCGACGGCGTCGACGAGGGCGTGCTCAAGTGCGGCAGCCCCGCGCACTGCCCCAAGGCCGAGGTCTGCGACGGCCTCGACGACGACTGCGACGGCGTGGTCGACGAGGGCGTTTGCCAGGGCTGCCAGCCCTCGCCCGAGGTCTGCGACGGCTGCGACAACGACTGCAACGGCATCGCCGACGACGGCATCGCGCCCATCGCCTGCGGCCAGCCGAACCCGCCGAACTGCGCGGGTACGCTCTCGTGCAAGGCGCCGCAGAACGTGCCGCTCCCCGGAGCGTGCGTCGCGGGCGGCGGGTTCAACACCTGCCAGACGAACCCCCAGGCCGAGACGTGCGACGGCCTCGACAACGACTGCGACGGCGCCGTGGACGACAGCGTCACGCCGACGGCCTGCGTGCCCGCGGGGACGCCGTCGGGGCTCAACTACGGCCCGAACAGCCAGTGCAAGCAGGGCACGCAGCCCTGCGGCGGCACCTGCCAGGGCTTCGTGGGCCCGGGGCCGGAGATCTGCGACGGCATCGACAACGACTGCGACGGTCAGGTCGACGAGAGCGCGTTCGGCGTGGGCACGCCCTGCGGCGTGAACCAGCCGCCGTGCAAGACGGGCCTCACCGCGTGCGTCAACGGCGCGCTCGTCTGCCAGGGCGGCACGCAGCCGCAGGCCGAGGTCTGCGACGGCACGGACAACGACTGCGACGGCTCCGTCGACGAGACGCCCCTCGCGGACGCACCCCCGGCGGGCGGCAACGGCTGCTGGACCCTCCCGGGCAACTGCTGCACGTTCGGGAACCTCACCTGGTGCGCGCCGGACGGCGCCGATTGCAAGGGCAACGGGACGCTCAGCGCGCCCTGCAACGCGGGCAAGCTCGTCTGCCAGGGGGCCCAGAAGTGGGTCTGCGCGGGCGCGAAGGAGCCCTCGCCCGAGGCTTGCGACGGCCTCGACAACAACTGCAACGCGCAGGTCGACGAGGGCAACATCCCGCAGGTCGGCATGCCTTGCGGCAGCGACACGGGCGAGTGCGTGCTCGGCGGGCTCGCGTGCAACGCGGGCGTGCTCGACTGCGTGGGCGACGTCGGGCCCATGCCGGAGACGTGCGACGGTCTCGACAACGACTGCGACGGGCAGATCGACAACGGCGTCCTGTCGGGCGGCACGTGCTCGGCGCCGTACGACGTGACGCTCTACCCCGGCCCGCGCGACAACCCGCCCTGCATCCCCGGCATGCTCGCCTGCGACGGCTCGGGCGGCGCGACGTGCGAGGGCGCGATCGGCCCCTCGCCCGAGATCTGCGACGGCATCGACAACGACTGCGACGGGCAGATCGACGAGAACGGCCCGGCTCCGGACGGCATCAACGGCTCGGCGAACCCGCTGCCCGATCCTGCCGGCGCGAACATCGGCGACAAGTGCGGCCAGAACATGGGCGTGTGCGCCGAGGGCGTGTACGCCTGCGTGAACGGCAAGGTCGTGTGCGTGGGTGGCCAGCAGGCGACCGACGAGGCCTGCGACTGCGACGACAACGACTGCGACGGCAGCTCCGACGAGCAGGACCCGAACGCGCCCCCGATCTGCAGCACGGGCAAGGAGTGCGTGAAGAGCGGCAGCACGTGCGCGTGCGCGGCCAAGTGCGGCCAGGGCGAGTTCCCCTGTCCGCCCGGCCAGAAGTGCGAGCAGGTCACCGCGAGCGACGACGGCCAGCCCCTCGGGTTCTACTGCGTTCCCGACAACTGCGGCGATTGCTCGAAGAAGACGGTGAAGGACGCGAACGGCAACGTGATCTGCGCGCCCTCCGACACGCCCGCGGACGCGAACTGCAACAAGCCGCCCGTGTGCGTTTGCCGCGGCCAGGCGGGCTGCCGCAACCCCTGCGACGGCACCACCTGCCCCGCTGGCGAGGTGTGCAGCGACATCGGCCCGAACGCGGGCAAGTGCGTGGTCGACAACTGCTACAACGTGCCCTGCCCTGGCTGCAACAAGGCCTGCAACCTCGGCTCGTGCCTCGACAACCCGTGCAAGGCCGACACCTGCCCGAGCGATCAGGCGTGCAAGCCGAACGGCGACTTCACGACCTTCACGTGCGTCGCCACCTGCGCCAACGTGACGTGCGCGGAGGGCCAGGCGTGCAAGGACGGCCTGTGCGTCGCGACGTGCGATCCGGCCTGCGCCTCGGGCGAGACGTGCGACACGACGGGCGCGACGCCGGTGTGCGTGGCGAACAAGTGCACGACGGCGTGCTCGAACGGCGGCTGCTGCGACCCGCTCACGGGCGCTTGCGGCAACTGCCCGTGCGAGGGCGTGGTCTGCCCGCAAGGTCAGGCGTGCAAGGACGGCCAGTGCGACGACGGCGGCACGGGTGGCTCTGGCGGCGCGGGCGGCGCGGGTGGCTCGAGCAGCGCAACGGGCTCGGGCGGCGCGAATCAGGGCGGGTCGAACGGCACGGGCGCGGATGACACCGGCGTCTTCGGTCTCCCGACCGGCGGCGGCGGCTGCTCGTGCGAGGTCGCGGGCGACACGCGATCCGAGGCCGGCTGGCTCGCGATCTTCGGCATGTCGATCGTCTTCCTTCGCCGCCGTCGGACCGCGGCGCGCATCCAGAAAGAGGTGGCGTGA